GCCAGTCCTGCAAAAGAAAGCTGCCAGTCTGCAGATGTTTTTACTGCTGGGATTTTTTTACCATCTGCAAGATTTCTTACATCGATCACTGATTCCCCATAAGCAAGTGCTAGTAATAACAGGTTCTTTGCAACCGCAACTGCTGGTGGAAATCCTGTAACTCCAAGAATTGACGCTGCTAACAATGCTGCTTCTTTTTCTTTGGCCGGATCTTGATATACACAAGCTGCATTCATCACAAATCTAAGTGCGATCATCCTCCAGAAAACCATTCCAAGATTCTCTTTTTCCGAATCTTTCCCTGCGATCAAGTATTCAATCTCATATTTAATCCCGTCTTTTTTTGTTGTATCTGTCAGAAAATGAAAATATTTTGTTGCATATAAAACTACCGGTAATTCACTTGCAAAGGAATCCGTTGATGCTGTTTTTTCGAATTCATCTAATTCTTTTTCCACATCTTTTCGGTTCATAAAATTCCATGCACTCTGCTTTGTTGTGTCTTTTTTGCCATAGACAATATTAATTGGAAGATCTGACACTTTTTTCTCTCCCATGATCAATGGGACCGAGCCTTCTTTTAACAATTTCATAAATCCTTTTCTCGGATCTTTTTTTACTGGTTCTGATGTTAGTGTTTTTTCATTTTCCGTTTCTTCTGCTTCTTCTTCCTCTTTTTGAATCTGATCCTTAATTCCTGAGAGCTCATTTTTCTGGTCTTCTCCAGCCTTGATCTTTTTGGTCAAGTTTTTCAAAATATCCCCTGCTGCTTCATATTGCATCTGCTGCCGAATCTGATATTTTAAAACTTCTCCTTTTTGTGCTGACAGATCAAGTATATCTGAAATTTTTGTACTTCCTGTTTGAAAGCGAAAAGGATCTCCATTCTGATCCAGACTTTCTTTCATGCGGTCTGAAAAATCTGTTTCGATCTTCTTGTGATATCTTGGATCCATCGCATAAATATGATACATATCCGCAAGCTCTTTCTGATAATTTCCTTTTGTATGAGAAAGCCCAGACATATAAATACCCATCGCCTTTCCCCTCGCTGTATACATATAGATTCCTTCCACACATACGCTGATCAACAGTAAAAAAACAAGAAATAACATTGCAAGAAATGCACTCATACTACCTTGCTCATCCCGGATCATTTGACTTGTCCTGTTTTACTAGTGATCGTTTTAAAAATGCTATCAACGACTTTCTTGATCTGCGTCTGGAAAATAATGACGAGTCCGATCAAAACTACAATGATCAAAATCACCTCAACAACACCCATTCCTGATTCATCTTTAAAAAAATGCTTTAGAAAATTTTTCATATGTTTTACCCCCTGACCTTTTATGAAAATGTAGATAGTGCTGGAAACATCAATAATACTAAAATAACAACCAACATTACCATCATCGGTGCGAGCAGTTTTGTGCTTGCTTGTTCTCCTTTCCTTTTTGCATGTTCTTTTTTCTCAAAAAAAGCTCCTTCTTCCTCTTCTTTTAACCTTAGAAACAGATCCGTTGAACCTCTTGTAATACTCTGTACGAGCAGAACAGATAATTTTTGATAAGAAGACAACCCAATCTTTTTGCCCATCTCACCAAATGCTTTTGTCTGTGGAACTCCAAATGAAATCTGTCTGCATGTTTTTTTGATCTGTTCATATACGAAGATTTCTTTTTTGTTTCCTCTTCTTTGTTCTTTCTCGTATTCCGTCGCTACTGCTTCCAATGCAGCCACCACACTCATTCCTGTCCCCAGAAATAAAATCAGATGTTCTATGATCTGTGGATACTCCACCATAGATTGTTCCAATGTCTGTATTCTTTGTTCCTTATATTTTTCATTTTCGTGATACCAGAAAAATATGATCACTGCAATCCCAAGAAATAAAATTGCAGGAATCTGACTTTCATTTTCCGCAGGTAAAAGTCTGCCCTGCCGGATCACATCTGGAAGATAAAACTG
The sequence above is drawn from the Anaerostipes hadrus ATCC 29173 = JCM 17467 genome and encodes:
- a CDS encoding DUF5702 domain-containing protein; translated protein: MIRDEQGSMSAFLAMLFLVFLLLISVCVEGIYMYTARGKAMGIYMSGLSHTKGNYQKELADMYHIYAMDPRYHKKIETDFSDRMKESLDQNGDPFRFQTGSTKISDILDLSAQKGEVLKYQIRQQMQYEAAGDILKNLTKKIKAGEDQKNELSGIKDQIQKEEEEAEETENEKTLTSEPVKKDPRKGFMKLLKEGSVPLIMGEKKVSDLPINIVYGKKDTTKQSAWNFMNRKDVEKELDEFEKTASTDSFASELPVVLYATKYFHFLTDTTKKDGIKYEIEYLIAGKDSEKENLGMVFWRMIALRFVMNAACVYQDPAKEKEAALLAASILGVTGFPPAVAVAKNLLLLALAYGESVIDVRNLADGKKIPAVKTSADWQLSFAGLATLNCKRKPVKQGMAYEDYLLLLLISQKDKRQKYFRMMDLMEQNIRRKVSDFKLDQCISSYKITQNLKLKKLGFGGMILPFATYTDLKMYRYVTY
- a CDS encoding Flp1 family type IVb pilin encodes the protein MKNFLKHFFKDESGMGVVEVILIIVVLIGLVIIFQTQIKKVVDSIFKTITSKTGQVK